The sequence below is a genomic window from Pelmatolapia mariae isolate MD_Pm_ZW linkage group LG9, Pm_UMD_F_2, whole genome shotgun sequence.
AagtttctctgttttcctcGGGGCTGGTTAACTTGGGCCCATGAAGAATTTTCAAAACTATTGAGACAGTCTAAATGTCTGCAACCCCGACATCTGAAAGATAAGATTGGGATTAGTTTTCTTATCAACATGCTAACAGCAAATTGGGATAATGGCACCGGCTCCTGTAGTGCAACACTTTTATGCAAGTGAGCACAGCTTTACACACACATTACCAAAAAAAAGGTAATGCCACAAACTGAGGCAATGTACTACATCACAATTAATGGAAAAAATTCCAAGTCACAGCACTGAAACAACATTTACCAACTGCAGGTGTCTGTGAACCCAATGCCACAAGATAACCCATTCATGACTGTCTCACCTCATCGGGCTCCAGAGGTTCAATCATTGGGGAGTCATCGACCCTTCGGAGAGGTGACGAGGCCAGACGCTTCTCCCACTCTGTcattcctcctccttctccttctcctccctcTAAAAAGGAGCGTCTGAGGGCGCTGATGGTGCTCTGAGGTTTCTGCATCTCCTCAGGAGTACCCAATGTTCCCTAAAGACAGGGCAGAGAGAGAAGGGGAGATGTAAGATGAGACAGAAGACATAAGTGAGGACAGAAGAGGAATCAACACATGgtaatatgaagaaaaaaatagttcAGGTGTTACCTGAGTTTTCAAATCTTCATCTTGGTCAGACTGTCAGATAGATAGGTAGGCAGAGAGACAGGTTATGTTAACAAGTCTTTCCACAATGGAATTATTAACCATACGATCACAGTTGTGTACCTCAGTAGCTGTCAGGTCTTCGTCCACAGCAGTATCAGTTAGCTCAGTCTGAACAAGAAAAAGTAAGTAAGCAAAACAAACGTTTAAGTTGAATTATCAGTGCAAATATAACCTCCAGATCAAAACCAGTTAGTTCGCCTTCTGCTGTGAAATGAAGTGTGGTAGAATCTGAAATAGTTTCAAAGAGCAACTTGCAGGTTTGGGACCTCAGAGGGAAAATTAAGCAATGAGGCAAAAATGCACATATTGAAATAACccttttaaagttgtttttgtaGCAGAGTTTCTGTCCACCTCTAAAATCAGCTTGActgcaacaggagagagagtaGCTGATGAGGTCGATATCAGCAATAGGAAATGGGTTTTTGTTAAACTGTGTCTCTCACCCACCCATGACACTAGTGAAAGAACTACACCAGCTATTAGTATCATACAGTTCTGGCTTCTAAATTCTAATCAAGGCTTCATACATCCAGGAACTTAAATTAACCGTGCATGTATTTCTTTCATGACTGAAACAGCAGCAAAGTCCTTTCTTCCCCTGCACAAACCACCAAATAACTCTCTTGCAAACCATGTAAAATGCATGTGTTCACTCCCAAATTTATTCCTAACAAATATTATATGCAAATAAAGAGAATCTTTTACCTGCAAGCTGCTCTTTAACTGAGGATTCAAATGGTAAAAACATCTACTTTTGTAAAAACTAAATATGAAGTTGAGCACATAGAGAACTTCAGTAGGAATGTCAGATTATTATTACGTTTgtattatatgtatatgtatttttctcattttaccaGCTGCTGGGAGTAACACAAACTTGATTTAATGAGAAGGATGGCACCTGTATGGGGTTAACACaccattttaaatgtttgtggCCTTTCATGGTTCTGGgtgattttgacccagcatttttaGTTTCTTGTATTTTGTTACTATTCTGTATCCTATGTTTCAGTTTAATTCTGGTTAAGAGTTTAGTGTAGGTTTTGTTCAGTGTCTGTGCctgttgtgtttcctgttttactttgaaagtccgtgtctcatgtcagtgtgtctagttttgcttcccttgtctcgttaagtttgatttctcccagctgtatttaagccctgtgttttccttgccCTGTGTCGCGTTGTACTCACATTATTGTTtcgtgtttctgtttgtttcccaGTTTTTAAGTTCCTGTCCCCAGTTTAGTTTCTAGTTTTGTGTTTGAaggttttagtttattttgtaaagTTTATTTCCCATGAAGAGTTTGTTTTCCCAGGATTAAAGCtgttttaagctgttttaagtTTAAGGTGGATCAGGGTGTAGGTGGGTCCTACcccctgcctgccacacagcacagCATGAAACATGGGGCCCAAAATCTAGTTTTTCACGCAGCAATAGAAAACTGGTCAGATTGGGTTGACAGGTGAGACAATTACTTTGGTGTCTATTTTCTGAGGAGTGAGAGTACTCTGCTGTGAAATCTCTGTTTCTTTggtttcctcttcctcttcctcttgctCCTTTTCATTCACATTCTCCACTTCCTGCACCTCCTCAACTAGGGTGAcataggaaaaaaagagaagtttgTGCAAGGTCTTAGATAATTTGACAGATTAAGTATCTGGTTCAAGATCAACCACAGAAATTGTTTCTTACCTTCACTGCTCTCTTCCATTCTCTTCTCAGGTGTTACTGTTGTGATGAGGTCACTGATGGCGATGGCTTTAGATGCTCCATACAGCCCAGAACCCATatctatatacacacacagagaagtgCACCAGCTGTAATGTCATCACAATAACATCAACAGGTACAACAGTAAAGACAGCAACCACTATGATGCTCATTCAAGCTGTGTTTGTTCTCATCAGCAGCAAAGCATCACGACTTCTCTGTCAGAGTAATGGCACACTCAGCCAATTAACAGCTCAGGGTGCATGCACAGTAGCCTGGGCCAATCAGCATTCAGAACCACCACCAAGCCATGACCGGATATTATTTTGAATATCATGGCTCATTGAGCTCTGTTAGCTGTGTGGTTAATGGGGCTAATAAGTAGTGTCAACATAACCGTGCACTGAGATTGATAAATTCTGTCAGATAATTATCTGGACATCAAAATATTGGCAACAGGTTTATTTGAGCAATATGGTTGTTTTACCTTACATGTGACAAACATGTAATACTTTTgcattctgctgaaaacaggatGCAAGTCTGAGGGCATGTGAGCAGAAAGAGGAGCGCTTTTTGAACAGAAATGTACAGCTGTTATCAGGTGTATCAGAGTGAAGCAGAATAACCAAGTACACGGCATTCCTGAACAAGCTGAATGAAGCGATCGGAGCCCAGTCACAGAGCAGTACCACAGCAGCCAGTAGCAGTGCAACTGCAGTATTGAGCACTACCTGTGTGAGTACCACCATTGACTTTTGGGGAAGCTGTGATGGCTTGAGAGACAATCGGAGAGGAGGTAGGTCCAGTCTGTGAAGCTGAGAACCAATCACAAACTGGTCAAATATTGAGGAAGAATGAACTAATCAGTCAGTGCTGAACCTAAACATAAGGCTAATGGGTTAGTGAGGTATGCTAAACCTAGAGTCAGAGTTTTTAGCGTCAGGATGGTTGCTTGTTTTCAACCTGGCTAGAACTCTAGAGTAACTTATGCTGAACAAGTGTATCTTTACGCAGGTTTATaatggctcttttttttttttttttttgttgggagtatataggaaacaaaaacaggatataaatacaataatatacccccatttaaaccaaaaaaagcaaagaagatTTTCTCCTGGACTGTACATACAaattacacttttaaaattatgcagtAGGCATAGAGCCAGTACCTAACAGTCTTCTTCATATAATTCATTTCAGTCTGATTGAAAGAGCGCCAATTCACAACAGCTGTTGACTCAGTGTCCCACAATACTGGAGAGAAAACTCCAAAGAACAGACAATCCTATGTGAGCaagtacttggtgacagtgtGGAGGacgaactcccttttaacaggaaaaaacctctgTCCGAACCAGGAAGGGCAGCCATTTGTCACAAACAGTTGTGCGGTAAGGGGAaagagaagggggggggggagtatAGGTAGTAAGCATAAAACAGAGTTTATGGTAGAGAGAAGACAAACTCACAATACAATGCAACAATGAAACCCATTATTCCAAATGACTTGTGCTGGTCATGAGCAGTTTGCTACTGGATTGAGCAAAGCATGTGGCCTTACCAGTATTTACATGGTGAAATTTCACTGTGGCTCACTGCATTTGTGCGACAATTGGAAAGAAAGAATGACATGGAGCATACACACATAGAAAACATAGACACAAACCTTGGTTCAGTTACTTAACCAGCTGTCAGCACAGTGCATACTGCTTTTTATGCGAGTCCACACAGAACTTTCATAATACTGATCATCTCCGACTGGGGATTTTGAGTTTGCTGAGCTAGCTAACACAAAAGCCTGGCTATGTCAGCTTTGCGTTTTAAAACACTTCCCTTGGGCCATATCCATATGTTTTTGTTATGTGGCTTCACAAAAATCCAGTAACCAAGATTACAATTAATACTTATAAAACAGCGAGTACCATATTCATATAAATGGACAATGTTGgtacaacattaaaaaatatgGACTGACCTTGTTTGAAAAACAAACTCATAGCTCAAATTCCCCATTCCTCCTTTGTAGTACAGGTCTAGTACTCAGAATATTCCAGTAAATACAAGGAAAAATTTGACTTCCAAACTTGGTACAGTTGGATGCGCTATTGCCACTAGTATTACTACTTGGACCAGTATGATACAACTATAGTGACCAGTTCTCTCATTGCAAACTGTTTACAATGCGCAATACTAATAACCCATATTAACCCTGTTAGCACGCTGGGAAACATAACTGATGCAGAATTCACGAGTACCTCCATCTAAACTGCGGCTCAACATGCTCCTCTTGCTGATACATCGTGGGAAATGCGGTGCTGGTCTGGATATCTGAGCACTGGCTCTGCGACTCTGAATCTGAGTCCGACCGCTGTAACGAAACTTTGAACCCAGAGTCAGGAACTTCTTAGGAGTTTCTTCTGGTGATAATAGCCTGAGAGAGGAGAGACACACAGGGAAGAGAATAAGATGGAGATGAGCAAGGGGAGATGAGATGAGGAGAATTTGAAAAACAAGCACACAGACAGGGTGGAGGGCAGGAGGGCAGACCAGAGAGAAGTAAGGAGACAAAAGATAGCTGTCACAAAACTGATCACATGATTTCTGAAACAAACCACACGTTGTGACATGACTGACCTGAAAAAGGAGTGATGTTCCACACACACCTTCCAGAGTCTCTTAGCAGCTCTATGGTTGAACAGCTTAAAACCAATGGTGGACTCAAACTGCTCGAACTGAAGAGAGACAGATTATTTATCAACATCTTAGCTTTAAAATAAACCCATCAGTAGGTGTCACTCTCGCACATCCTATACCAATATCACTAAACTAAATTCAGGCACATTTTGAATGTGATGTCTGAATAAGGTGGGGTGTTTCTGGTTTACAAGCCTCCAACATTCTTGCAGGTCTGGAGCAGTAACTCTGGACGGGGAGACTGGAGGCGGGGTTCCTCTTTTCAGGAAAGAGGCCCAGAGAATGTGTTCCAAATTTCAGGGGATCATACTTCTTAGTCTCCCTGGAATAATCTGTGCCAGGGTCTCAGAGAGGAGTGTCCGTCCATCAGTTGTAGTGATTAAGAGCAATGGGTGTGGACCAGCTCTTGACCTTACTCAAGTGTGCACGGGAGTTCAGCGGTGGCTGATGGACTCTGCCAGAGCTGCTCTTTGTCAAAGATTCTCTTTGTAATTTTTATGGAAAGAATTTCTGTTAGGCTTTTGTAttgtgattgtcatttatgcttagaaatatttaaccatatatgcttagaggtatataattaattgtgtagtgataggatgtgtgatctttAGCAGGCTGCAAAGGCTTGGGGTGCATTCCAGAGTCCTCTGGAATGCACACctacatcctgggagcatgggaagaggtcgtaccttgttttattgttttatggtaggataaacgtgttttagtctaagtgcctgTTGTTTAGATGGATGGCTTGACcctagacagagagagagacacacacacacacacacacacacacacacacacacacacacacacacacacacacacacacacacacacacacacacaaggtattctttgttcacatgcatacctatgtaagatgtcatatggtaatgaacctatgcatattcatgtaaccacaataaaagagcagtgttgcGGGAGAgaggacgagagcaactggggtcaagcgaaggaacggcgtttgtccggttctctcccgtgcacgtgaaacataaagaactttgcctacttcgtgtcttgcttgctgtgtaattgaattgtcttcaacgttccagcgaataggttcaagctacaaacctatcaattTCTGTGTCCAGCCAAGCAGCAGAGGATGGTCTTAACCATAGTCTGTGGTCTTGTCATCATATGATGAACTTCAATTAGCAGTGAAGTGGTGTGTATCTGAATATAAACCACACTGGTGAGAATTTGAAACATCCAAGATTAAGGCCCTGGTCCTCAGATAGAAAACGGTTCCACGCCCACTCTGGGTTTGGAGTGAGTGGAAGAGTTTTatcattttcagctcttttttgTGAGGTGGGAAGAGTGGAGGGCGGTATTGACAGACAGAAGGATCTGCAGTAATGTGAACACTCTTATCTGCTGTTGTGGTGTGTGAGCGCGGTGTTAAGGCAAAGTTTTTGATTTACTGGTTGATCTACATTCCAGTGTTCACCTATGGTGACAAGCCAATAAGCTGATACAAGCAATGTAAACAAGTTTCTTTGAAGTGTGTCTGTGCTTAGCAATAGGATGAGCAGCTCAGCCACACTTGTTTATTTGTAACCAGGTTAAAAGTGACTCCCACATTGCGCACTGGGCAAACAGTTCCACTCAGGATTTAGAGTCCACTGTAATACAGAAACAGCACTAGAGAAGTTCACGAATGACCTAATTCTTTTTAAGCAGGAATAAGCAGCATGTTTATTTTTGCTACTCCCTGAATTTTTTCAGTCtttgaaaattatgttttttgctAATTATGAGACATAACCAAATGCTATCAACTCAAGACCATTTATTTTAGAAAACTGTTGTAAAATAACGAGGAAACAGTCTACACCTGGATATGAAATGGCTTATCATTCAGTTGTCAAACTATGCTTGAGCATTTTGCGGGGACTAAGTAACATTACAGAAACATTACGCTGCTGAAGTACAGCATAAGGGTCAGTGTAACATAGATATATCAACATAGATGTATCATAATACTCTGTTTAACAGTGAGTGAAATAAAGCCACCTTGTGGCCAGTCGTCAGCTGATGTGAATAATGTGTCACATTTTATGATGTGTGTTCTTACCTCTCCTGGTCGGATCTTGATGTAGAAGTTGTTTCTTTTGTATGAAATCTTCAGGATCTTTGGCCACGAGAACCTGTTGATCCTCAGTCTATCTCTGTAGACCAGCAGACCACTATTGCACACACCCAGCATAATAGCCACACCCTCTGAGTCctgcacaaatacacaaaaacaccatGGTTCCCAAACTAACACCGAACTCTCCAGTCATGTTTATCATTGTAGATGGATCCCCTAAAACCAAGaaagtgttttaaaatattttcggGCACTTAAATTGGGATTGAAATAACACTTTTGGGAGAAATGAATCGTGTTTATCTGGGAAGCTATTTGAAGCAGTAGCTAAAACATCTTTCTAAGTCAATTCCAGCAGTCTGTATTACATGAAGATGCAGCATTACcagtttgattaaaaaaaaacaacaacaacaacaacaaagcttAGAAAATTTGCttatttggtttttttaaaatgtttttagagGTTCTTATAATGCCGCTGGTATTTTCCTTTTCGGTGCAGGTCTGAATCTGAGTTGAGCTGTTGAAATCTGTGGTTCTCAGTTTCTGTTGAAACTATAGCGCTCAAAACATCTTTAGACTGCAGTTCTATTCTGGACACATGAGAGATTTAAACTGTGATCACAGCTCTGAGAGAATCAGAATATCAAGTGTTACATTAGACAAGCAGCCTCAGTTTTCTCAGTTGTCTTTTAATCAGCACTACTTGATGCTTAAAATGGGTGGGAGCATGGGGGTGGATTTAGGGCTTACTGTGAAGTCAGGAGCTGTTTATGAGTAACTAACTCTACAAAAAAACAGTAACATCCAGACGGAAATGTTTGGAttaacacacacatagacatttaAAATACAACCACATATAAACACGCCTACACACAGGAAAGAGTCTTACCTCTGACTTAGCTGAAGACAGGCAAACAAAGCCGCTTCCTATCATCTACTCcattcagacagacagacagatgacaaacaaataaaaaaagcaaaacaaacaaaccaaaaaaccgAGCAACAACAGAACAGCTGGTCTAAAGTTATACCAGTTTTAGAGTGATAACACCATTGtacataaaaacattaaagggTAATGCTACCGTCCCTGCAAGCGCTAACCATCAGTGTTTAGCTTACTGTCATTCAGTGCAAGCAAGTTTCTTCATCTTTGTGGTGCTCTTTGTTTAAATGAAGCTGCTCACTGATCACATGTACATGCACCACTTATAGCATGTTTCCATCAAACAGGATATCTTAGACAGGTGCACTTATCTCCTACCGAACATAATAACACCATGGCAGCAAAAATTTAAGTAATGACTTCAATGATATTTAACAACTGGAAAAATACAACAGCGCGGGAGTGACGACTTTCTTTTACAGCCCACAAAATTCTGATTTTGTGAAGCAGGTCATTTCATTTTACACGTTATAAATTAAGTGGTTCTCTCTGTTTGTCAAATAGTTAATAACTGAATATAGCAAAAAGGTAAAATGAATTATCAGCATGTGcatggacttctgtgcaaattcACATCCACTCTGCAACACGTTTTTATTAACAACCAGTCACACATTTTCTTACTTAACTTACCAAACAACGTACTAAGCCTAAAGGCCCTTCCACAGTAGAGTTACTGGGAGAGTTTCCTTAAGTTTTTGTTAGAAATGTATAGACTAAAACTCTCTGAGAAGATTCTTTGAATGTTTGTGTACACAGGTACATTTGAGCCATAGACCTGGGCCAGTATGTCCAGTCATTTTGCAGTTTTTATTGGATCTGTGGTTGTGCACATCTGCCTCATCTTCATATTTGAATCCACTAATTCTCCACCCTCAGCTTCAGAAGTGTGCTCTTGTTCAGATGCTCTACCTTTACTTCTATGCAATATTAGGCAGATTGTCCGTGTTTAGCAGTCATTGGCTactaaatttttatttattttcctataAAAGTGTTTGCCACATATGAGATCCTTGTTATCGTTCTTCATTATATCaaagaaacatgtaaaaaataaaataaaataaaataatgtaaataaaaaacaaagtgtaaagtgaaggaaaaaaaggcCTGTTGTTCTTGCATCAAGATTGGCCGAGGCTGGACACCCATTAAGTGGAATAGGTCCCAGCCCCTCTGCAATCCTGAAATAGATAAGCAACTATGAAAATGGATTGATGTATGAATGACTCGGGAGAACTAAGTAAGTCGAGATGGATTCAATCATCCAAGATAAGTGCACATGCTCGTGTCTTATAATAAATCCTGGAAACCATGATCAACAATTCTGTGATTGCAGGATTTGAGCTTTGCCTCAGCAGAGCACAAGCTCCATGGGAAATAGGATAAATCATGCTAAAGGTGGTAtaaaaaacaaaggcaaaaacaagaaaattggGGTGACAAAAAGTGACAAATAAGATGAAAACGTAGTCATTATATAACTGAAATTAACTAAATTTAATGGCATTTTCCTCTATAGCACAAGTATAAACTGCTGAAAGATACCATGGTGAGGATATTACAGCACAAgcacctgattttttttttgttttcatatgaaGTTGGcttgtgtttttcctttacACATACAAAGTGATGAAAAATCTGCACAGGCTGACAGTTGTTCTGCCTGGAGCAAGGCCTGTTGTCCCAAAGGAGCTATGGGGGAGACAAAAGCTGGAGCTAAATGGAGAGCTAAGAGGAGCATATATCATCATGGGGATTGTGCTAATGTACACTCACATTTCCTGCACCATGgtgtgaccttttttttttaatctgaagaAATGTGGAGGGATGGCACTAGCAGATAAATGTGGTATAATTCCAGACAAGTGCGGCAAAGTGATTACTCTGTGGCCTGAATATTGAACTGCTAGCTGTAGGATGCAGCCATATTACTTGCTGTGGGAATTTTCTCCTGTCATTGCTCTGGCTGTTTGAATTCAGTTTGAATCAATATACTGGTTAGATTCCTCCATCAACTGGACATAGAGGTCATCTTCAAAATCCTCCAAAACTGTAGCTGCACTGAAtggtaagacacacacacacacacacacacacacacacacacacacacacacacacacacacacacacacacacacacacacacacacacacacacacacacacacacacaatgacacAAAATGCAGAGAATGAAATCCATTCTTCGAAAATGTCATTCTGTGATGTGTGTTTCATACAGAGTGAATCAGTGGAAAACAGCCTTGATGGAAAAACCATTACTGTCaacaaatatgcacacacatgcatacaaacacagggaaacacactCACATGTAATTGACTCTTGACAGGAACTGGGCCATCCATATTGATCAGATTGTTGGGtccagaaaccaaaacacactgtgtgctttCATATGTTCATTCAAGGACGAACACAGTCTGACCACATTTAATAATTGTGGGGGTCAGGATAAAGAAGACGAACAGTGCTTCAATCTAGTTGAATCTGACAACTGACATCAGTTAAAATTAACGGTCAAAGCCTCTGGATCCTAGCTTGGCTACCAGTAGTTAAATCTGTCATTTTCTTTCACATTAACATGTTTTGTTCAGAGAAATCAATAAGTGCTTTGCACCTGACCTGGGAATCAGCTGATTCTACACTgcttaaaacattaaataaccactttgaaaacacatcaaatctcaatgaaaaaataaagcatgTTGGTTGTCAGTTACTGATAAGGCCTGGGTAATGTGTTGGGAATGAAAGGATCAGCCTGCAGAggcctgaattcaaagacaccaGGAAAATCAAATTCTGTCACATAAGCTCAGGATGAACTagctctcatctgtgaaaagctaATACCAGCGATGGCCCCGCCAGTTCTGGTATTCTGTGGGAAATGCCAGTCGGACTCCATGGTACTGGGCAGTGAGGACTAGAGGACGTCGGGCCGCCCTCGTGACAGCCTCACCCTTTAAGAAAATGCTTTCTAAAGACCTGAACTAATCATGAATTGCTGTATCACTACAACATCTATTAAGAATATAATGTTGACACTTGTGTATTTATGAACTGCTGGAGTCATTCCATTTCATTTGTAAATGCTTCATGATGCATAGCTAGTCCTTGTCACACAAATACTAAATAACTGGTAGCTGCCTGAATTATCTATGACTTACAATATTTCTAAGTATTTATAATGCCTCTATTTTATCAGTGTGCAGGTGGAAACATGCAGGTTCAGTATAGATTACCAATCACTATTGTGATGATTTAGGGTAGAAACTAAGTTGttgctattttttaaataacagggCTTACTATCAACAGAGTGTCTTTACCTTTGCATGATGGAGGTCGACTCCATACATGGAAagtttctttacattttccaGGAAATGCATCTCTGCTTCAGCTGGAGTCATTCCTCTAAAAACACAGTCATACACTTAAAAATTTTTGCTGCTCTGAATATTGACACcgtttagaaaaaaatatgtgCGGTGAAAAACCTGTAGGTTTTGTGCAGCTCTATGATCTTCTCTTCCATTTCTTTAGTTTGATTCGGAGCAAAGCACAATTCACTGATGTAGTCTGCACCACAGTCATCTGAAATATGTAAACAGACGAACGAGTGGTCAGAGTAAGACAGAAATGTGGACAGAGAGGGCACAGTAGTATAATAGGGCAGACTGAGTACCGGGATCATAGTCTCCAAGCTCTGATTGGACTGTGTAGGAGCCGAGGATGGTGTGAGTTGCAAACGAACAAGGAAGACGACCAGAAACTATATCCTGTCTGAGCTGGAGACACAGGAAGTACCTgaaggcagaaaaaaataatcagcGTCATCATACATGGAAACAAGCGAGACATGCATTATAAAGCTTGATTGACAGGTGTGTGATTCTACCTGGTGATGTCCTCAGACAGCTGTGCAGGATCAGGAGGGTAAAACTTTATATTAAAAGAGAAGTTCCAGGGAACACCTGTGAGACAGACAGCGATGAGTTGTATAACACACAGGGTTAACCTGCTGAACTTGCTGTGGGACCatactgacctctgacctgcttCTTCATCTCCTTTGCTGGATCCAACCAGTTCTACAATGAAAAGGTCAGAGGTTAGAAAGACAGGTGGAAGACAGTAAACACACGGACGGGTGGACAGGTACCTTGTTATTGTCAGCATCTCTGAAGGACAAAGCGAAGTAGTCTCTCTCTAGCAGGTTTATGTGTTCACAAACCttctcaaacagctgcagaccTCGAGCTCGTTTCTAAGCACAGACAGAAATGGGTCAGTAATTTTACTGTTCGTCATTTTGGGCTATCTCCCTCCTGATTGTTATTTCTGTTGTGATTTATATCTTTTATCGGTACTCCATCTGTCTTCACTTTTTCCTCATCTCCATCCCCCTTTACATGAACAAGCCATCTCACCTCCACGGTGCAGGTGAACATGGAGCCATCTAGCAGGGTCACTCTGGCCTGCATTGTTCTAAAGCTCAGTGGGTTTCTAGCAGGAGAGCGAGCAATCCAGCTGCTTGACGACAGGTTACTGGCTGAGTCCTCTGCCAAGGAGCTCTGAGCTTGGGACACCCCACCCTTCTCACCCTGAGGAAGTAGGAAGTGATATCACAGCAGTATTGATCTCATGATGTTTACTGATCCTTCTATCCTTTGTGTTTTTACCTGTTTCGGTGTGGAGTGGTTGGCAGCTTCAGGGAAAGACTCCGCCTCTGTGGGCTGGGCTTCACCTAGCTCTGTCGTCATGGTGAGTCACCTGCCATATATTAATAACATGGTTACCATAGAGTTCTGTGGTGTTAAAGCACGAGAAAACACTGTCTGAATGTCACATAAACGCTGGGTTCAGATATAGTAGTAATAAACATTCTAATGTTTTATGTCTAAGAGTGGTTGAAAGGAGTAGAAAAGGACCAAATAACTGCTGGCTCATTtcgacattttttaaaaaaaaaggtaaatgaTAAGCTGTGTATGCGACACACTGCATTTAGCAGTAAGTAGtataattttcacactttaacaATAAAACATCAGTCACTGCCGGTCAAAATGTCACAAGTTCAAATATTGGTGATGTAGGATAACCAGTCAGTGTTTTCACCAAAGATATTTCATTTACAGTCACAAGAGAAACAAGTAAACCTGATTCAAACACAAAGTTTGAATTTGATTGAATAATACCCGATTATTCTGTCTCATCAAACTGAACAGCCTGACCCCCATCCAGCTGTCAGGTGATGGTTTGCCATGGCAACATGAGGGAGCGGAGAGAGGGATTAAGGCTGAAATACAAGCTGATGTAATGTGGTTTGGAGCCTGACAGACAATGgcgatgatgttgttgttgtttttttta
It includes:
- the epb41l3a gene encoding band 4.1-like protein 3a isoform X2, encoding MTTELGEAQPTEAESFPEAANHSTPKQGEKGGVSQAQSSLAEDSASNLSSSSWIARSPARNPLSFRTMQARVTLLDGSMFTCTVEKRARGLQLFEKVCEHINLLERDYFALSFRDADNNKNWLDPAKEMKKQVRGVPWNFSFNIKFYPPDPAQLSEDITRYFLCLQLRQDIVSGRLPCSFATHTILGSYTVQSELGDYDPDDCGADYISELCFAPNQTKEMEEKIIELHKTYRGMTPAEAEMHFLENVKKLSMYGVDLHHAKDSEGVAIMLGVCNSGLLVYRDRLRINRFSWPKILKISYKRNNFYIKIRPGEFEQFESTIGFKLFNHRAAKRLWKVCVEHHSFFRLLSPEETPKKFLTLGSKFRYSGRTQIQSRRASAQISRPAPHFPRCISKRSMLSRSLDGDMGSGLYGASKAIAISDLITTVTPEKRMEESSEVEEVQEVENVNEKEQEEEEEETKETEISQQSTLTPQKIDTKTELTDTAVDEDLTATESDQDEDLKTQGTLGTPEEMQKPQSTISALRRSFLEGGEGEGGGMTEWEKRLASSPLRRVDDSPMIEPLEPDEPKPTFDDMSPELTALLKSAREQQTFREHDLLKTSEKVETIMLVTEPHDQDEAMVDQQKVAKESHVGMPFSNLPANPAGVGVTSVDDSTQQWACDSFNDGRANSPTSKHNVGDDDDDDDISYEPSSQASDDNASEISEDAVSVLVQAAVEEAIEAAVRETQTPNANDTNQDNINNKIAVSFCEQEQASSVLDSQTPGTLHYTDNEDSDDSQEDEGGWQFEENSPPPSLLHPTSRHLAHQKQPSAHRDDDEFKPLQESQVESDTPAGLLLSSQTYTTETSNTTTTTHITKMAKGGISETRIEKRIVISGDTEVDHNQD
- the epb41l3a gene encoding band 4.1-like protein 3a isoform X3; translation: MTTELGEAQPTEAESFPEAANHSTPKQGEKGGVSQAQSSLAEDSASNLSSSSWIARSPARNPLSFRTMQARVTLLDGSMFTCTVEKRARGLQLFEKVCEHINLLERDYFALSFRDADNNKNWLDPAKEMKKQVRGVPWNFSFNIKFYPPDPAQLSEDITRYFLCLQLRQDIVSGRLPCSFATHTILGSYTVQSELGDYDPDDCGADYISELCFAPNQTKEMEEKIIELHKTYRGMTPAEAEMHFLENVKKLSMYGVDLHHAKMIGSGFVCLSSAKSEDSEGVAIMLGVCNSGLLVYRDRLRINRFSWPKILKISYKRNNFYIKIRPGEFEQFESTIGFKLFNHRAAKRLWKVCVEHHSFFRLLSPEETPKKFLTLGSKFRYSGRTQIQSRRASAQISRPAPHFPRCISKRSMLSRSLDGDMGSGLYGASKAIAISDLITTVTPEKRMEESSEVEEVQEVENVNEKEQEEEEEETKETEISQQSTLTPQKIDTKTELTDTAVDEDLTATESDQDEDLKTQGTLGTPEEMQKPQSTISALRRSFLEGGEGEGGGMTEWEKRLASSPLRRVDDSPMIEPLEPDEPKPTFDDMSPELTALLKSAREQQTFREHDLLKTSEKVETIMLVTEPHDQDEAMVDQQKSQVESDTPAGLLLSSQTYTTETSNTTTTTHITKMAKGGISETRIEKRIVISGDTEVDHNQD